Genomic window (Eisenibacter elegans DSM 3317):
TGTATACCCACTGCCGCCCAAACCTATGACCAAAAAGAAAAATACGGCTCCTAAGCGGATTATTGGCACAAGAGACCGGATTGATTTTGTAGACTTTGCGTTGTTTGATTTGCCCTGTAAGATTGATACTGGCGCAGAGACCTCGGCCATTCACTGTCATCATGTCAAATTGATTGAAAAAGAAGGACAAGAACTGATTTCATTCAAATTACTCGACCCCTCTCATCCTGAGTATGATGGGGTGGAATACCGCACGGCGAAGTTTGAGGAGCGGCGCATCCGCAGCTCATTTGGCCATACGGAGTATCGATATGTAATTACTACGCAGGTGCAGCTTTTTGGAGAAGTCTTCTCAACACAGTTCACCCTAGCCGACCGTGTGCAGATGAAGTTCCCAGTCTTGTTGGGCAAACGACTGCTCAAAAACCAGTTTTTGGTAGATGTGAGCCTAGTTGATTTGTCGTTTAAGCAAAAACAGCAAAACCTATCTACCCAAACACCTTTATAATTCAAAATTGCAACACTTTATTTATTATACCGACGAGGAGATGTTATGAAAATAGCCGTACTTTCGCGTAACCCCGAACTTTACTCTACCCGAAGGCTGCTAGAGGCTGCCCAACAACGCGGGCACGACGCGCTCATCATCAACCACGCCAACTGCTATGTGGTGATGGAAAAAGGGCTGA
Coding sequences:
- a CDS encoding ATP-dependent zinc protease family protein; translated protein: MTKKKNTAPKRIIGTRDRIDFVDFALFDLPCKIDTGAETSAIHCHHVKLIEKEGQELISFKLLDPSHPEYDGVEYRTAKFEERRIRSSFGHTEYRYVITTQVQLFGEVFSTQFTLADRVQMKFPVLLGKRLLKNQFLVDVSLVDLSFKQKQQNLSTQTPL